One window from the genome of Halonatronomonas betaini encodes:
- a CDS encoding MDR/zinc-dependent alcohol dehydrogenase-like family protein — translation MKALTVRNGEINLENIARPEPAENEVLIKVRLAGLCNTDFEVIAGMIEFNGVLGHEFVGEVVNDPAGELTGKRVVGEINIPCYNCSRCHNNQYKHCKNIKAIGMRGKDGALAEYLTLPGENLHIVPDAVTDKEAVFTEPIAAAVEIAEQYHLKPSEKIMVIGDGKLGLIIARTLWALGFDVEMIGRHQEKLDTLKPLNIKTYLEKLYPEKEPDIPVVIEATGSTSGLKAAIELVAPEGKIIYKTTTAKNHDLNLAGLAINEIKLLGSRCGPFKPALNLLERNELHLDRLITDEYKLEDSLDALKAAREKSSLKILIRP, via the coding sequence ATCAAAGCATTAACAGTTAGAAATGGTGAAATAAATCTTGAAAATATTGCCAGGCCAGAGCCTGCAGAAAATGAAGTTTTAATCAAGGTAAGGCTGGCTGGTCTATGTAATACAGATTTTGAAGTAATTGCCGGTATGATCGAGTTTAATGGCGTACTTGGCCATGAATTTGTCGGAGAAGTTGTTAATGACCCGGCTGGAGAACTTACTGGCAAAAGGGTTGTTGGTGAAATAAATATTCCCTGTTATAATTGCTCACGCTGCCATAATAATCAATATAAACATTGCAAAAATATAAAGGCTATTGGGATGCGAGGCAAGGATGGGGCACTGGCTGAATATTTAACACTGCCAGGAGAAAACCTTCATATTGTACCAGATGCTGTCACTGACAAAGAGGCTGTTTTTACTGAACCAATTGCAGCAGCTGTTGAAATTGCAGAACAATATCATCTTAAACCCTCTGAAAAAATAATGGTTATTGGCGACGGCAAACTGGGCTTAATTATAGCAAGAACCCTCTGGGCCCTGGGTTTTGATGTTGAGATGATAGGCCGGCATCAGGAAAAGCTAGATACTCTAAAACCATTAAATATTAAAACATACCTTGAAAAATTATATCCAGAAAAAGAGCCAGATATACCTGTTGTTATTGAGGCTACCGGGAGCACATCAGGTTTAAAAGCAGCCATTGAACTTGTTGCTCCGGAGGGGAAAATAATATATAAGACAACGACAGCCAAAAACCATGACCTTAACCTGGCAGGGCTGGCTATTAATGAGATAAAATTACTAGGTTCCAGGTGTGGCCCCTTTAAGCCGGCACTTAATTTGCTGGAAAGAAATGAACTCCACCTTGACCGGCTAATTACTGATGAGTATAAGCTTGAAGATTCCCTGGATGCTTTAAAAGCAGCCAGAGAAAAATCTTCACTTAAAATCTTAATCAGGCCCTAA
- a CDS encoding DUF362 domain-containing protein, protein MEKIFDFANDIGRRQFISLSGSALLGLSLLSFSDWDNKAFAASKSQVGLIKTSNRSDGVKRSLNLIPLPDVNGDSVLIKPNFNTADPAPGSTDNETLITIIEELQKAGAERIIIGERSGPPDTEEVMEEKGIFEIAEEYNIEIINFDQLTDDELTLFNREGLHWPDGFKIPRILNEVDHIIATGCLKTHQFGGQFTMALKLAVGIIPREGTDYMSQLHNSDYMRRMIAEISLAYSPDLFIIDGVEAFTSGGPSTGNRVDSNIFLVSKDPVAVDATGVAMLKNLGSTDIIMNTPVFELEQIARAAEIQLGVSGPEEIEIISDSEEGKNLAAELKGFLD, encoded by the coding sequence ATGGAAAAGATTTTTGACTTTGCAAATGATATTGGTAGACGTCAATTTATCTCACTTTCAGGAAGTGCACTTTTAGGCCTTTCTTTATTATCATTTTCTGACTGGGATAATAAGGCTTTTGCAGCCAGTAAAAGCCAGGTTGGACTGATTAAAACTTCAAATAGAAGCGATGGGGTTAAAAGAAGCTTAAATTTAATTCCATTACCTGATGTTAATGGAGATAGTGTTTTAATTAAGCCAAATTTTAATACTGCAGACCCTGCTCCAGGTTCCACTGATAATGAGACCCTTATAACTATTATTGAAGAGCTGCAAAAGGCTGGAGCAGAAAGGATAATAATTGGTGAAAGAAGTGGCCCGCCAGATACAGAAGAGGTCATGGAGGAAAAGGGTATTTTTGAGATAGCAGAAGAATATAATATTGAAATAATTAATTTTGATCAGCTGACTGATGATGAACTTACTCTCTTTAATAGAGAAGGCTTACACTGGCCAGATGGCTTTAAGATACCGAGAATTCTTAATGAAGTTGATCATATTATAGCTACAGGTTGTTTAAAAACCCATCAGTTTGGCGGCCAGTTTACAATGGCTTTAAAACTAGCAGTTGGAATAATCCCCCGTGAAGGAACAGATTATATGAGCCAGCTCCATAATTCAGATTATATGCGCAGGATGATCGCAGAGATATCACTGGCCTATAGTCCAGATCTATTTATAATCGATGGAGTTGAAGCCTTCACCTCAGGTGGCCCATCAACTGGTAATAGAGTCGATTCAAATATATTCCTTGTATCTAAAGATCCAGTTGCCGTTGATGCAACTGGTGTTGCCATGCTCAAAAATTTAGGCAGCACAGATATTATTATGAATACTCCTGTTTTTGAACTGGAACAGATAGCCAGGGCAGCTGAAATTCAGCTTGGAGTATCAGGACCTGAAGAAATTGAAATAATTTCTGATTCAGAAGAAGGAAAGAATCTGGCAGCTGAATTGAAGGGTTTCCTGGACTGA
- a CDS encoding ABC transporter permease: protein MLKKIFKITGWEVMRNLRNKQFIVGIFLTPVLILIFGGLPNFIERFDSPVERTFYYQNQSQVELDWSEDMLENTVLIESENSQEQLQSRAESADADGYFIIDQEFFKTGNINLNVFSLSATNHGGLANLLTEELQNYKLATHDLSEEVIQEVTMPANLQVVSLQEDETAMGSRVITAVIFGGGLFFLLITSGSMLLQSALQEKKEKMSEIILSSISSEQLMAGKIIGHFILGMIQIGVWFGIGIPLADYFFDLPLLEAFLNPALPLIAVFALLGYLVFAALFVGIGATMEDLQSATNAQSMVFMLPVLPILVIGPVFNNPGGMLSRIVTYFPLTAPVISIVRIAIGEISTVEIIITLAILLITTILFTLAAAKIFRIGMLMYGKSASFKEIIHWLRYS from the coding sequence ATGCTAAAGAAAATATTTAAGATAACTGGCTGGGAAGTAATGAGAAACTTAAGGAACAAGCAATTTATAGTTGGAATCTTTTTAACCCCGGTATTGATTCTTATATTTGGTGGTCTACCAAATTTTATTGAAAGATTTGATAGTCCAGTTGAAAGAACATTTTATTATCAGAATCAATCTCAAGTCGAACTGGATTGGTCCGAAGATATGCTGGAGAATACAGTATTAATTGAATCAGAAAACAGCCAGGAGCAATTACAAAGCAGGGCTGAATCTGCAGATGCAGATGGGTATTTTATAATAGACCAGGAGTTTTTTAAAACCGGGAATATCAATTTAAATGTATTTTCATTATCAGCCACCAACCATGGTGGCCTGGCAAACCTCTTGACCGAAGAATTGCAGAATTACAAATTAGCAACCCATGATCTTTCTGAAGAAGTTATCCAGGAGGTTACAATGCCGGCTAACCTGCAGGTTGTAAGTCTTCAAGAAGATGAAACAGCTATGGGAAGTAGAGTTATTACAGCAGTAATCTTTGGTGGTGGATTATTTTTCTTATTAATCACTTCAGGATCCATGCTTTTACAGAGTGCCCTCCAGGAGAAAAAGGAGAAGATGTCAGAAATAATTCTATCCTCGATTTCCTCCGAGCAGCTTATGGCCGGTAAGATTATTGGGCATTTTATTCTAGGCATGATCCAGATTGGTGTCTGGTTTGGTATCGGTATTCCTCTGGCAGATTACTTTTTTGATCTACCCTTGCTTGAGGCATTCCTAAATCCAGCCTTGCCATTAATAGCAGTTTTTGCTCTATTAGGTTACCTGGTATTTGCTGCATTATTTGTTGGGATTGGCGCAACAATGGAAGATTTGCAGAGTGCAACTAATGCCCAGAGCATGGTATTTATGTTGCCGGTGCTGCCTATTTTAGTAATAGGTCCAGTATTTAATAATCCTGGAGGTATGCTATCAAGAATAGTAACCTATTTTCCTTTAACTGCCCCGGTTATTTCAATTGTAAGGATTGCAATCGGCGAAATTTCTACAGTTGAAATAATAATTACTCTGGCAATTTTATTAATTACCACTATTTTGTTTACCCTGGCAGCTGCTAAAATATTTAGAATAGGCATGTTAATGTATGGAAAGTCAGCCAGCTTTAAAGAGATAATTCACTGGTTAAGATATTCATAA